Proteins encoded in a region of the Streptococcus sanguinis genome:
- a CDS encoding carbohydrate ABC transporter permease has translation MKKLIEKYWGWLFVLVPLVLQAVFFYVPMFQGAFYSLTNWTGLTYNYKFVGLNNFMLLMSDPKFMNAIGFTFIITICMVVGEIMLGIWIARALNSKIKGKTFFRAWFFFPAVLSGLTVALIFKQLFNYGLPAIGNALGIEFLKTSLLGTNGGAIFAAIFVLLWQGVAMPIIIFLAGLQSIPTEITEAARIDGASSKQIFWKVELPYLLPSVSMVFILALKGGLTAFDQVFAMTGGGPNNATTSLGLLVYNYAFKSNQFGYANAIAVILFLFIAVISIIQLRVSKKFEI, from the coding sequence ATGAAAAAATTGATTGAGAAATATTGGGGCTGGCTCTTTGTCCTTGTTCCCCTTGTACTACAGGCTGTATTCTTCTATGTGCCCATGTTTCAAGGTGCCTTCTACAGCCTGACAAACTGGACTGGTTTGACCTATAATTATAAGTTTGTTGGACTCAATAACTTTATGCTTCTCATGAGCGATCCTAAGTTTATGAACGCGATAGGCTTTACATTTATCATTACTATCTGTATGGTGGTTGGTGAGATTATGCTGGGAATCTGGATAGCACGAGCTCTCAACTCGAAGATAAAGGGAAAGACTTTCTTTCGAGCTTGGTTTTTCTTCCCTGCTGTTCTGTCTGGATTGACTGTGGCTCTTATCTTTAAGCAACTTTTCAACTACGGATTGCCAGCTATAGGGAATGCTTTAGGAATTGAATTTCTTAAAACTAGCCTTCTAGGAACGAATGGCGGTGCAATCTTTGCAGCAATCTTCGTCTTGCTTTGGCAAGGGGTAGCCATGCCTATTATCATCTTCCTAGCTGGTCTTCAGTCTATCCCGACTGAGATTACAGAAGCAGCTCGAATTGATGGAGCTAGCAGCAAACAAATCTTTTGGAAGGTGGAACTTCCTTATCTCCTACCAAGCGTTTCCATGGTCTTTATCTTGGCTCTAAAAGGTGGTTTGACAGCATTTGACCAGGTCTTTGCCATGACAGGCGGCGGTCCGAATAATGCGACCACCTCTCTAGGACTTCTGGTATACAACTATGCTTTTAAGAGCAATCAATTTGGTTATGCCAATGCCATTGCTGTTATCTTGTTTCTCTTTATTGCGGTTATTTCTATTATCCAGTTGAGAGTATCTAAGAAATTTGAAATCTAA
- the birA gene encoding bifunctional biotin--[acetyl-CoA-carboxylase] ligase/biotin operon repressor BirA, with translation MKTYEKIFDILSQANDYVNGEKIAQELGISRTSIWKAIQKLEREGIQIESVKNRGYRLTAGDLLIPDWIETHSPVQVSFNTDCQSTQMDAKAGMEAGRPANTLYLAAAQSAGRGRFGRSFFCPSQGGFYMSLHLKPNLPFDQLPSYTILTAGAIYKAVKNLTLIEVDIKWVNDIYYRNKKISGILTEATTSIETGLVTDVIIGVGFNFFITDFPADIKEKAGSLFEEKPAISRNELIAEIWKCFYESDPEELIYLYKQRSLVLGRQVTFSQKGANYQGLAKDISDSGQLLVQLTDGQEIWLNSGEVSLTSW, from the coding sequence ATGAAAACCTACGAAAAAATCTTTGACATCCTCAGTCAGGCTAACGACTATGTCAACGGTGAAAAAATAGCCCAAGAATTGGGCATTTCACGAACTTCCATTTGGAAGGCCATTCAAAAATTGGAGAGAGAAGGCATCCAAATCGAATCCGTCAAAAACCGAGGCTATCGATTGACAGCGGGTGACCTATTGATTCCTGATTGGATTGAGACACACTCACCTGTTCAGGTCTCCTTCAATACTGACTGCCAGTCCACTCAGATGGATGCCAAGGCTGGCATGGAGGCCGGACGCCCGGCCAACACTCTCTATCTGGCTGCAGCTCAATCCGCAGGCCGTGGCCGGTTTGGGCGCAGCTTCTTCTGCCCCAGTCAAGGCGGCTTTTACATGTCTCTCCACCTCAAGCCCAACCTCCCCTTCGACCAGCTCCCATCCTATACTATCTTGACTGCGGGAGCTATCTACAAGGCAGTAAAAAATCTAACCCTTATAGAGGTTGATATCAAGTGGGTCAATGACATTTACTATCGAAACAAGAAAATTTCCGGCATCCTGACCGAGGCTACAACTTCTATCGAGACAGGACTTGTCACCGATGTTATCATCGGTGTTGGCTTTAATTTTTTCATAACAGACTTTCCAGCCGACATCAAAGAAAAAGCCGGCTCCCTCTTTGAAGAGAAGCCAGCTATCAGTCGCAATGAGCTCATTGCCGAGATTTGGAAATGCTTCTACGAAAGTGACCCAGAAGAGCTCATCTATCTCTACAAGCAGCGCTCCTTGGTGCTAGGACGACAAGTGACCTTTAGCCAAAAAGGCGCAAACTACCAAGGTTTGGCCAAGGATATCTCAGACAGCGGGCAACTTTTGGTCCAGCTGACAGATGGTCAGGAAATCTGGCTCAACAGCGGCGAAGTCTCGTTGACCAGTTGGTAA
- a CDS encoding LacI family DNA-binding transcriptional regulator, which yields MATIKDIAQTAGVSPATVSRVLNYDKSMSVSDETRKKIFDIAEQLNYKKNKRQKKTSPKTHRIAIVEWYTELEELDDLYYYSIRLGIEKKAQELGYDIARIFNNDSLSQLEQIDGIIAIGKFSSKQVKELEQYSPALVFVDSDTLNHSHSCVTTDFEHAVTHVLDHFLEQGIREIGMIAGREETADGTISLDDPRLSCFCRYLSEKDLYQPAYVKIGKFSSESGYQLMKDLIDQQKERMPKALFIASDALAIGALRALQEAGIAVPQDVQIISFNDTSIAKYVYPPLSTVTVFTEEMGKQALQMLDQMIKTDESSIPYMIKLSTKLTLRESSL from the coding sequence ATGGCTACTATCAAAGATATCGCCCAGACAGCTGGTGTTTCTCCCGCAACTGTTTCGCGGGTTTTGAACTATGACAAGTCCATGTCTGTCAGCGATGAGACGCGTAAAAAGATTTTCGATATAGCTGAACAGCTCAACTACAAAAAAAACAAAAGGCAGAAAAAGACTTCACCTAAAACCCATCGCATTGCCATCGTTGAATGGTACACCGAGCTGGAAGAGCTGGATGATCTTTACTACTACTCCATCCGCCTAGGCATCGAAAAGAAAGCCCAGGAACTGGGCTATGATATCGCGCGGATTTTCAACAACGACTCTCTGAGCCAGCTAGAACAGATTGACGGCATCATTGCCATCGGAAAATTCAGTAGCAAGCAAGTCAAGGAGCTAGAGCAATACAGTCCTGCTTTGGTTTTCGTGGACAGCGATACGCTCAATCACAGCCATAGTTGTGTGACAACGGACTTTGAGCATGCCGTTACTCATGTTCTCGACCATTTTCTTGAGCAGGGCATTCGAGAAATCGGCATGATTGCTGGACGCGAAGAAACAGCAGACGGAACGATAAGTCTTGACGATCCGCGTTTGTCCTGCTTCTGCCGTTATCTTAGTGAAAAAGACCTCTATCAGCCGGCCTATGTCAAGATAGGCAAGTTCTCCTCAGAGTCTGGCTACCAGCTAATGAAAGATTTGATTGACCAGCAAAAGGAACGGATGCCCAAAGCACTCTTCATAGCCAGTGATGCTCTGGCAATCGGTGCCCTCCGTGCTCTTCAGGAAGCGGGAATAGCTGTTCCCCAAGATGTCCAGATTATTTCCTTTAATGATACATCCATTGCCAAATACGTCTATCCGCCTCTCAGTACTGTGACAGTATTTACAGAGGAAATGGGCAAGCAAGCTCTGCAGATGCTGGATCAGATGATTAAAACTGACGAAAGCTCCATTCCCTATATGATCAAGCTCTCTACTAAGCTGACACTAAGAGAAAGCAGCCTTTAA
- a CDS encoding carbohydrate ABC transporter permease, translated as MKNAERKANFGKYILLTLGSIIILIPLLATIFSSFKSTKDIVNNFFGFPTQPTLENFQRLLADGIGGYYWNSIVITVLSLAVVMIFIPMAAYSIARNMSKRKAFGIMYTLLILGIFVPFQVIMIPITVMMSKLGLANTWGLIILYLAYAVPQTLFLYVGYIKISIPDSLDEAAEIDGAGKFTTYFKIIFPMMKPMHATTMIINALWFWNDFMLPLLVLNKDSKMWTLPLFQYNYTGQYFNDYGPSFASYVVGIITITIVYLIFQRNIIAGMSNGAVK; from the coding sequence ATGAAAAATGCAGAAAGAAAAGCTAATTTTGGTAAATATATCTTGCTAACACTGGGGTCTATTATCATTTTAATTCCACTCTTAGCAACGATATTCAGTTCCTTTAAGTCTACCAAAGACATCGTTAATAATTTTTTCGGATTTCCGACTCAACCGACCTTAGAAAATTTTCAACGCCTTTTGGCCGATGGTATCGGAGGCTACTATTGGAATTCGATTGTAATCACAGTTCTATCTTTGGCTGTTGTCATGATTTTTATTCCCATGGCTGCTTACTCTATCGCTCGTAATATGTCTAAGAGAAAAGCTTTTGGTATTATGTATACTCTCTTGATTTTAGGGATTTTCGTTCCTTTTCAAGTTATCATGATTCCTATTACAGTTATGATGAGTAAGCTTGGACTAGCCAACACTTGGGGATTAATTATCCTCTATCTGGCTTACGCTGTTCCACAGACTCTCTTTCTCTATGTAGGCTACATTAAGATTTCCATTCCAGACAGTCTGGATGAAGCAGCAGAAATTGACGGTGCTGGAAAGTTTACTACTTATTTCAAGATTATCTTTCCTATGATGAAACCCATGCATGCTACAACCATGATTATCAATGCCCTCTGGTTCTGGAATGACTTCATGCTTCCTCTCTTGGTACTGAATAAAGACTCCAAGATGTGGACTCTGCCACTCTTCCAATATAACTACACAGGTCAATACTTTAATGATTATGGACCGAGCTTTGCTTCTTATGTTGTTGGGATTATCACCATTACTATCGTTTATCTTATCTTCCAGCGCAACATTATTGCTGGAATGAGCAACGGAGCAGTGAAGTAA
- a CDS encoding extracellular solute-binding protein has translation MKWYKKMSLAAITGLSLLGLSACSSQGESTDGKVTIEYFNQKGEMVDTLREIAKDFEKENPNVHVKVVNVPNAGEVLKTRVLAGDVPDVVNIYPQSIELQEWAKAGYFEDLSNKDYLKRVKNHYADKYAIDGKIYNIPYTANAYGIYYNKDKFKELGLKVPETWEEFEELVDTIIAKGETPFAIAGADTWTLNGYHQLALATATGGGKEANDYLRFSKPNAIKSSDSVLKDDFRLLDLFRKKGAMQTNWQGAGYTDVVGAFARGDALMTPNGSWAITAINAQDPKFNVGTFPFPGKQKGQSLTIGAGDLAWSISSSSKHKKEANAFVEYMSRPEVMQKYYDVDGSPTAIEGVKEAGSDAPLAGLAELAFTDRHLVWLAQDWTSESDFYTLTGNYITTGDKEDMAKALNAFFNPMKADVE, from the coding sequence ATGAAATGGTATAAAAAGATGAGCTTAGCTGCTATTACAGGACTGTCCCTTTTGGGACTGTCAGCTTGCAGCAGCCAAGGGGAGTCGACAGATGGTAAGGTAACGATTGAGTATTTCAATCAGAAGGGTGAAATGGTTGATACCCTTCGTGAGATTGCCAAAGACTTCGAAAAAGAAAATCCGAATGTGCATGTGAAAGTGGTAAACGTCCCTAATGCTGGGGAAGTACTCAAAACGCGCGTTCTGGCTGGAGATGTTCCTGATGTTGTCAATATCTATCCCCAGTCTATTGAATTGCAAGAATGGGCTAAAGCTGGGTACTTTGAAGATTTATCTAATAAAGATTATCTCAAGCGAGTTAAGAATCATTACGCAGATAAATATGCGATTGACGGGAAAATTTACAATATTCCTTATACTGCTAATGCTTATGGTATCTATTACAACAAAGATAAATTTAAAGAACTGGGATTGAAAGTTCCAGAGACTTGGGAGGAATTTGAAGAATTAGTTGATACGATTATAGCAAAAGGGGAAACGCCTTTTGCTATTGCAGGAGCAGATACTTGGACCTTGAATGGTTATCATCAGTTAGCTCTTGCCACTGCAACAGGTGGCGGTAAGGAAGCGAATGATTACCTACGTTTTTCCAAGCCAAATGCCATTAAGTCTTCAGATTCAGTGCTTAAAGATGATTTCAGGCTGTTAGATTTATTCCGCAAAAAGGGTGCCATGCAAACCAACTGGCAGGGAGCAGGCTATACTGATGTTGTCGGTGCTTTCGCTAGAGGCGATGCCCTGATGACTCCAAATGGCTCTTGGGCTATCACAGCAATCAATGCGCAAGATCCTAAGTTTAATGTTGGAACTTTCCCTTTCCCTGGAAAGCAAAAAGGACAAAGCTTGACCATTGGAGCAGGAGACCTAGCTTGGTCTATCTCGTCAAGTAGTAAGCACAAGAAAGAAGCCAATGCTTTTGTTGAATATATGTCACGTCCAGAAGTTATGCAGAAATATTATGATGTGGACGGCTCACCAACAGCTATTGAAGGTGTCAAGGAAGCTGGGTCAGATGCACCGCTAGCCGGTCTTGCTGAACTGGCATTTACAGACCGACACCTCGTTTGGCTAGCTCAAGACTGGACCAGTGAAAGTGATTTTTATACCTTGACTGGAAATTATATTACAACTGGAGACAAAGAGGATATGGCGAAAGCACTAAATGCCTTCTTCAATCCGATGAAAGCAGACGTAGAGTAG
- a CDS encoding ABC transporter ATP-binding protein, with product MVELNLKKIYKKYPNSDHYSVEDFNLDIKDKEFIVFVGPSGCGKSTTLRMIAGLEDITEGTASIDGTVVNDVAPKDRDIAMVFQNYALYPHMTVYDNMAFGLKLRKYSKEDIDKRVNEAAEILGLKEFLQRKPADLSGGQRQRVAMGRAIVRDAKVFLMDEPLSNLDAKLRVSMRAEIAKIHRRIGATTIYVTHDQTEAMTLADRIVIMSATKNPAGTGTIGRVEQIGTPQEVYKHPANKFVAGFIGSPAMNFFEVTLEDGRLVGPNRDFSLQVPEGNLKGLREKGYEGNKLIFGIRPEDINMEPAFLETFPESVLTAKISVSELLGAESHLYCAVGGSEFVAKVDARDHMNTGSSIKLGFDLNKAHYFDAETEDNIF from the coding sequence ATGGTAGAATTAAATCTGAAAAAAATCTATAAAAAATATCCCAACAGCGACCACTACTCAGTGGAAGACTTCAATCTAGATATCAAGGACAAGGAATTTATCGTTTTTGTTGGTCCGTCTGGTTGCGGAAAATCAACTACGCTGCGTATGATTGCGGGTCTTGAGGACATCACCGAAGGAACTGCCTCTATTGACGGTACAGTGGTCAATGATGTGGCGCCAAAAGACCGTGATATCGCTATGGTCTTCCAGAACTATGCCCTTTATCCGCACATGACTGTCTACGATAACATGGCCTTTGGTCTCAAGCTGCGCAAGTACAGCAAGGAAGATATTGACAAACGTGTCAACGAAGCAGCAGAAATCCTAGGCTTGAAGGAATTCTTGCAACGCAAGCCAGCTGATTTGTCTGGTGGTCAGCGTCAGCGGGTAGCAATGGGACGCGCTATCGTTCGGGATGCAAAGGTTTTCCTTATGGATGAGCCTCTGTCTAACTTGGATGCTAAGCTGCGTGTTTCTATGCGGGCGGAGATTGCCAAGATTCACCGTCGTATCGGAGCAACAACTATTTATGTTACCCACGACCAGACTGAAGCTATGACCTTGGCGGATCGTATCGTTATCATGTCAGCGACCAAAAATCCTGCTGGAACTGGAACGATTGGACGAGTGGAGCAGATTGGTACGCCTCAGGAAGTCTATAAACATCCGGCAAATAAGTTTGTTGCTGGCTTCATTGGCAGCCCAGCTATGAACTTCTTTGAAGTGACACTGGAAGATGGCCGTCTTGTCGGACCAAACAGAGACTTCAGTCTCCAAGTCCCAGAGGGCAATCTTAAGGGGTTGCGGGAGAAGGGCTATGAAGGCAATAAGTTAATTTTTGGTATTCGTCCGGAAGATATCAACATGGAACCAGCCTTTCTGGAAACCTTCCCTGAGTCGGTTCTAACTGCGAAGATTTCTGTTTCTGAGTTGCTTGGAGCGGAGTCTCACCTATACTGTGCGGTTGGTGGCAGTGAGTTTGTTGCCAAAGTTGATGCACGTGATCATATGAATACGGGAAGCAGTATTAAACTTGGCTTCGACCTAAACAAGGCGCATTACTTTGATGCTGAGACGGAAGACAATATTTTCTAA
- a CDS encoding alpha-galactosidase: MAIKIDKHLFYINTKNSSLIIEERDGYLLLKHLGRKIESYHFSNTVFERDHAFSGNPRSNERSFSLDTQRQVLGQHGLGDFRQPSLQVQHANNEVTDFRFVESQLIKGGLEVPGLPSPHSTEDAETLAFILEDKVAHLRLTLYYTAFEDSNTIATFTKLENIGRETAVIHKNLSLMADLPAGTYDVISLQGAYAREKTVRRHKLEQGIFKIASNRGASGHAQTPSLILCDSETTEEAGQVWAIQLLYSGNFEAWIQQNQLNEVRLGIGINEDNFAWKLEAGQTFYSPVALLNYSAQGLSGLSHESQAFVQEHIIPKTFAKRERPILINNWEATYFDFKKEKLLELADEAQKVGIELFVLDDGWFGNRFDDNRALGDWFVNEDKLGGSLTELIAEVHSRGLQFGLWVEPEMISVDSQLYRAHPDWAIQVPDRDHTYSRNQLVLDYANPDVVAYIKETLDQLLSQHDIDYIKWDMNRNITNLGNGIDYLATKMQSHKYILGLYEIVKYLTEKYENILFESCSGGGGRNDLGMMRYFPQVWASDNTDAIARLPIQYGSSYLYPTISMGAHVSAVPNHQMGRITPLATRGHVAMMGNLGYELDLTSLSDEEKVAIADQVKLYKELRPVVQLGRQYRLINPDVGSNEAAVQFNYEDQTIVTYVRVLSVVETMETTLKLKDLEEEGLYELQGNGAVYSGAELMYAGITMNLPQGDYLSRQLHFIKK; encoded by the coding sequence ATGGCTATCAAAATAGACAAACATCTATTCTACATCAATACAAAAAATTCCAGTCTTATCATTGAGGAAAGGGATGGCTACCTTTTGCTTAAACACTTAGGCAGAAAAATCGAATCCTATCATTTTTCCAATACAGTATTTGAGCGAGATCATGCTTTTTCTGGTAATCCGAGGTCGAATGAGCGGAGTTTTAGCTTAGATACCCAGCGGCAGGTTTTGGGGCAGCATGGTTTAGGAGACTTCCGGCAACCTTCTCTGCAAGTCCAACATGCTAATAATGAAGTAACAGATTTTCGGTTTGTTGAGAGTCAGCTGATTAAGGGAGGTTTGGAAGTTCCAGGACTGCCTAGCCCTCACAGTACAGAAGATGCAGAAACACTGGCCTTTATTTTAGAGGATAAAGTAGCTCACTTACGCCTCACTCTCTATTACACAGCTTTTGAGGATAGCAATACCATTGCAACCTTTACTAAGCTGGAAAATATCGGTAGAGAGACAGCAGTCATACATAAGAACTTGAGCTTAATGGCAGATTTGCCGGCAGGGACTTATGATGTGATTAGTTTACAGGGAGCTTATGCTAGGGAGAAAACAGTTCGTCGTCACAAGCTAGAACAGGGAATTTTCAAAATAGCTTCCAACCGAGGAGCTTCTGGTCACGCGCAGACTCCAAGCCTTATCCTTTGTGATAGTGAAACGACGGAAGAGGCTGGTCAAGTTTGGGCAATTCAGCTCCTTTATAGCGGAAACTTTGAAGCTTGGATTCAGCAAAATCAGTTGAATGAAGTTCGGTTAGGTATCGGTATCAATGAAGATAACTTTGCTTGGAAACTGGAAGCGGGACAGACTTTCTATAGTCCTGTTGCTCTGTTGAATTATTCGGCTCAGGGTTTGTCTGGTCTTAGTCATGAGAGCCAAGCTTTTGTTCAAGAGCATATCATTCCTAAAACTTTTGCGAAGCGAGAGCGGCCAATTTTAATCAATAACTGGGAAGCAACTTACTTTGATTTCAAAAAAGAGAAGTTGCTAGAGTTAGCAGATGAGGCACAGAAAGTTGGTATTGAGCTCTTTGTTCTCGATGATGGCTGGTTTGGCAACCGTTTTGATGACAATCGGGCTCTGGGCGACTGGTTTGTCAATGAAGATAAGCTAGGTGGCAGTTTGACAGAGCTCATAGCAGAAGTTCATAGCAGAGGATTGCAATTTGGTTTATGGGTTGAGCCAGAAATGATTTCCGTAGACAGTCAGCTGTATCGGGCACATCCAGACTGGGCTATTCAAGTACCTGATCGGGATCATACTTACTCTCGCAATCAACTCGTATTGGATTATGCTAATCCAGATGTGGTAGCATATATCAAAGAAACACTGGATCAGTTGTTAAGTCAGCATGATATTGACTACATAAAATGGGATATGAATCGTAATATTACCAATCTTGGGAATGGCATTGACTATCTGGCGACCAAAATGCAGTCGCATAAGTATATCTTGGGGCTTTATGAAATTGTAAAATATTTAACAGAGAAATATGAGAATATTTTATTTGAGTCCTGCTCAGGTGGTGGTGGACGAAATGATCTTGGTATGATGCGGTATTTCCCTCAAGTCTGGGCTAGTGATAATACCGATGCCATAGCTCGTTTGCCAATCCAATATGGGTCTTCTTATCTTTATCCGACTATTTCAATGGGTGCCCATGTGTCGGCAGTGCCTAATCATCAGATGGGACGGATTACTCCGTTGGCAACTCGTGGTCATGTAGCTATGATGGGAAATCTGGGGTATGAGCTTGATTTGACTAGTCTATCAGATGAAGAGAAAGTTGCGATTGCTGACCAGGTGAAGTTGTATAAAGAATTACGGCCAGTGGTCCAGCTAGGGCGTCAGTATAGGCTAATCAATCCAGATGTTGGCTCCAATGAAGCAGCAGTTCAATTTAACTATGAAGATCAAACGATTGTAACCTACGTCCGAGTTTTATCAGTTGTGGAAACGATGGAAACAACCTTGAAACTAAAAGACTTAGAGGAAGAAGGGCTTTATGAGCTGCAAGGAAATGGCGCAGTTTACTCTGGTGCAGAACTCATGTATGCTGGTATCACTATGAATCTTCCGCAAGGAGATTATCTTAGCAGACAGTTGCATTTTATTAAAAAATAA
- a CDS encoding DUF3272 family protein, protein MNRRQFIVMAVFTALETYFFNESIMAGHYFMAAFWAVLVLRNLQISYVMGRIVDEIDKHLGPK, encoded by the coding sequence ATGAACAGACGACAATTTATTGTGATGGCTGTTTTCACAGCCTTAGAAACCTATTTTTTCAATGAATCCATCATGGCGGGGCACTATTTTATGGCTGCTTTCTGGGCAGTTTTGGTGTTGCGCAATCTGCAGATTTCCTATGTCATGGGGCGGATTGTGGATGAAATCGATAAACATTTAGGACCGAAATAA
- a CDS encoding AraC family transcriptional regulator yields the protein MLVFSEYQTGTIDLALSFYGYEECAPSYSFGPAIRDTYVLHYVTKGKGRFHYKGKIVDLKAGDLFLLKPNELTFYQADKEEPWSYYWLGITGGRVYDYFNHSQISEDCYLLANQERKTDRIGKIVENLVYFAEQTKSNQLAQLHIMGQLYELIFHLGSVAYKPQANTLSASQQLYLACKQIIDTQYPNPNLSIQDMAIKLSVHRSYLTTIFKEEHQSSPKEYLEYVRMHRAKQLLKNTREPVQFIAYSVGFSDPLYFSKAFKKYFGFSPSSFREQS from the coding sequence ATGCTAGTTTTTTCAGAATACCAAACCGGAACAATTGATCTCGCACTTAGCTTCTACGGATACGAAGAGTGCGCACCTAGCTACTCTTTTGGACCAGCAATTAGAGATACCTATGTGCTTCATTACGTTACCAAGGGGAAAGGAAGATTTCACTACAAAGGTAAAATTGTCGATTTAAAAGCGGGAGATCTCTTTCTGCTCAAGCCAAATGAACTTACCTTTTATCAGGCAGACAAAGAAGAACCTTGGTCCTACTACTGGCTGGGAATAACTGGAGGTAGGGTTTATGACTACTTCAATCACTCACAGATTTCCGAAGACTGCTACCTACTTGCTAACCAGGAACGAAAAACAGATAGGATTGGGAAAATTGTTGAGAACTTAGTTTACTTCGCTGAGCAGACCAAATCTAACCAACTAGCTCAACTCCATATTATGGGCCAACTTTATGAACTCATCTTTCACTTGGGCAGCGTTGCCTATAAGCCCCAAGCAAATACCCTATCTGCAAGCCAGCAACTCTATCTAGCCTGCAAGCAGATAATTGACACTCAATATCCCAATCCTAACCTCAGCATTCAAGATATGGCAATTAAATTGTCCGTTCATCGCAGCTATCTAACAACCATTTTCAAGGAGGAGCATCAAAGCTCACCTAAAGAATATCTGGAATATGTCCGAATGCATCGAGCTAAACAACTCCTCAAAAACACCCGTGAGCCTGTTCAATTTATCGCCTATTCTGTCGGTTTCTCAGATCCCCTTTACTTTTCAAAGGCTTTTAAAAAATATTTTGGCTTTTCACCAAGCTCATTTCGAGAACAAAGTTAA
- the gtfA gene encoding sucrose phosphorylase: MAIQNKTMLITYSDSLGENLKDLYDNLEKHFGDAVGGVHLLPFFPSTGDRGFAPVDYEEVDSAFGDWEDVEKLGEKYYLMFDFMINHISRQSKYYKDFQEKKDQSEYRDLFLSWDKFWPENRPTQADVDLIYKRKDRAPKQEIVFADGSTEYLWNTFGEEQIDLDVRSQVTNDFIKKTLRQLSEHGCDLIRLDAFAYAIKKLDTNDFFVEPEIWDLLEKVQQQAAEFGTDILPEIHEHYSIQFKIAEHGYFVYDFALPMVILYSLYSGKAERLVKWLEMSPMKQFTTLDTHDGIGVVDVKDILTDKEIDFATNELYKVGANVKRKYSSAEYNNLDIYQINSTYYSALGDDDKKYFISRLIQAFAPGIPQVYYVGFLAGKNDLELLENTKEGRNINRHYYSNEEIAEEVKRPVVQALLKLFSYRNQSAAFDLDGTIEVNLLDENSLRIVRSNADKSVTAQVVINLKELTYSASENGQAITFE; the protein is encoded by the coding sequence ATGGCTATTCAAAATAAGACCATGCTGATTACTTACTCAGACAGTCTGGGGGAGAATTTAAAAGATTTATATGACAATTTAGAAAAGCATTTTGGTGATGCAGTTGGAGGAGTGCATTTGCTTCCTTTCTTCCCATCAACTGGTGACCGGGGATTCGCCCCAGTAGACTATGAAGAGGTTGATTCAGCCTTTGGTGACTGGGAGGATGTAGAAAAGCTGGGCGAGAAATATTATCTCATGTTTGACTTTATGATTAACCACATCTCACGCCAGTCCAAGTATTATAAGGATTTTCAGGAAAAGAAGGATCAGAGTGAGTATCGTGACCTCTTTCTCAGCTGGGATAAGTTTTGGCCAGAAAATCGTCCGACGCAAGCTGATGTTGATTTGATATATAAGCGTAAGGATCGGGCGCCTAAGCAAGAAATCGTCTTTGCAGATGGAAGCACCGAGTATCTGTGGAACACCTTTGGTGAAGAGCAGATTGATCTAGATGTTCGCAGTCAGGTAACTAATGATTTCATCAAGAAAACATTGCGTCAACTGTCAGAGCATGGCTGTGATCTGATTCGTTTAGATGCATTTGCCTATGCGATCAAAAAATTAGATACCAATGATTTCTTTGTTGAGCCAGAAATCTGGGATTTATTAGAAAAAGTCCAGCAGCAAGCGGCTGAGTTTGGGACGGATATTTTACCAGAAATTCATGAGCATTATTCTATCCAGTTCAAGATTGCAGAGCATGGCTACTTTGTCTATGATTTTGCACTGCCGATGGTAATTCTTTATTCTCTATACAGTGGTAAAGCTGAACGTCTAGTCAAGTGGCTGGAAATGAGTCCTATGAAGCAATTCACAACACTGGATACTCACGATGGTATTGGGGTTGTTGATGTTAAGGATATTCTGACTGATAAAGAAATTGACTTTGCAACCAATGAACTATATAAGGTTGGAGCCAATGTCAAGCGTAAGTATTCCTCAGCTGAGTACAATAATCTGGACATTTACCAGATTAACTCGACTTACTACTCAGCTTTGGGAGATGACGACAAGAAGTACTTCATTAGCCGTCTGATTCAGGCTTTTGCTCCAGGGATTCCACAGGTCTATTATGTTGGTTTCTTAGCTGGGAAAAATGACCTTGAATTGCTAGAAAATACTAAGGAAGGCCGCAATATCAACCGTCATTATTACAGTAATGAGGAGATTGCTGAAGAAGTCAAGCGTCCAGTTGTGCAAGCCTTGCTCAAGCTTTTCAGTTACCGGAACCAGTCTGCTGCCTTTGACCTAGATGGCACTATTGAAGTGAATCTATTGGATGAAAATAGCCTCCGGATTGTCCGTAGCAATGCAGATAAATCAGTCACTGCTCAAGTAGTTATCAACCTCAAAGAATTGACATATAGCGCTAGTGAAAATGGCCAAGCTATCACTTTTGAATAG